Proteins from one Panicum virgatum strain AP13 chromosome 7K, P.virgatum_v5, whole genome shotgun sequence genomic window:
- the LOC120639875 gene encoding uncharacterized protein LOC120639875: MCFGILYHIDGTVPPRRTDPLWEQVDYCIRTWLYGSIADSVLDFTMAEDQTARELWVAIANKFQANQAPRAIFLSEDFHSTTQGDLSVMEFGKKMMLAADVLRNIGHPMAEPTLVLNLLRGIHPKFSNTKDLVAATRNITFNEALDQFALNELRLVNEAKVLSSSALVAATTGCGSSCCPSSSTSQHMQQQ, translated from the coding sequence ATGTGCTTCGGCATCCTCTACCACATCGACGGCACCGTTCCTCCCCGCCGCACCGATCCCCTATGGGAACAGGTGGACTACTGCATCCGCACATGGCTCTATGGCTCCATTGCCGACTCTGTCCTCGACTTCACCATGGCTGAAGATCAGACTGCACGGGAGCTTTGGGTCGCCATCGCCAACAAGTTTCAGGCGAACCAAGCACCCCGCGCCATCTTCCTGAGCGAGGATTTTCACTCCACAACTCAGGGTGATCTCTCTGTCATGGAATTCGGCAAGAAGATGATGCTGGCCGCAGATGTGCTTCGCAACATCGGCCACCCTATGGCCGAACCCACCCTGGTGTTGAACCTGCTGCGCGGCATCCATCCCAAGTTCAGCAACACCAAGGACCTCGTCGCAGCCACCAGGAACATCACGTTCAATGAGGCCCTAGATCAGTTTGCCCTCAATGAGCTACGTTTGGTGAACGAGGCAAAGGTTCTGTCCTCCTCAGCCTTGGTTGCTGCCACTACGGGATGCGGGTCCTCGTGCTgtccctcctcctccaccagccagcACATGCAGCAGCAATAG